A single region of the Triticum dicoccoides isolate Atlit2015 ecotype Zavitan chromosome 2B, WEW_v2.0, whole genome shotgun sequence genome encodes:
- the LOC119366961 gene encoding cell number regulator 2-like has protein sequence MPAATMEPGTTPWSTGLFDCADDHGVCLLGWCCPCIAVGRMAEILDKGATSSGAGAALYMAIGVLSGWQCQWIYSCVYRTKMRAQYGLQETPCPDCCVHFCWLEYCAICQEYRELRNRGFVMDIGWHANVELQKQQGRSDGSIVPPATQHMI, from the coding sequence ATGCCAGCAGCCACCATGGAGCCCGGAACCACCCCCTGGTCAACGGGCTTGTTCGACTGCGCCGACGACCATGGCGTCTGCTTGCTGGGGTGGTGCTGCCCGTGCATCGCGGTGGGGCGGATGGCGGAGATCCTGGACAAGGGGGCGACGTCAAGCGGCGCCGGCGCGGCCCTGTACATGGCGATAGGGGTGCTGTCGGGGTGGCAGTGCCAGTGGATCTACTCCTGCGTGTACCGCACCAAGATGCGCGCCCAGTACGGGCTCCAGGAGACCCCCTGCCCGGACTGCTGCGTCCACTTCTGCTGGCTCGAGTATTGCGCTATCTGCCAGGAGTACCGCGAGCTCCGCAACCGGGGCTTCGTCATGGACATCGGATGGCACGCCAACGTGGAGCTACAGAAGCAGCAGGGCCGCAGCGACGGCTCCATCGTGCCGCCCGCCACGCAGCACATGATATGA